In one Brassica oleracea var. oleracea cultivar TO1000 chromosome C9, BOL, whole genome shotgun sequence genomic region, the following are encoded:
- the LOC106316298 gene encoding cucumisin-like, producing MGKLRAPSSCLLSCLLVLFLSSVSAVTDDPQDRQVYIVYMGSLPSRADYTPMSDHMSILQEVTGESSNEGRLVRSYKRSFNGFAARLTASELERVSEMEGVVSVFPNKMLQLHTTQSWDFMGLKQDKGTKRNPTVESDTIIGVIDTGITPESESFSDKGFGPPPAKWKGVCSGGENFTCNNKLIGARDYTSEGARDTEGHGTHTASTAAGNAVADTSFFGIGNGTARGGVPASRIAAYKVCTPTGCSSEALLSAFDDAIADGVDLLTISIGGKKASMFESDPVAIGAFHAMAKGILTVTAAGNSGPQDSTTSAVAPWMLTVAASTTDRSFVTKVVLGNNKTLVGKSVNAFDMKGKKYSLVYGKSAASSACSAETAELCKPECLKQSLVKGKILVCSSPGGLKVVKSVGAIAIIYKSPKPDVAFVHPLPASGLPEKEFESLVSYIESENSPQAAILKTEAIFNRTSPLIGSFSSRGPNTIAVDILKPDITAPGVEILAAYSPDGEPSEYDTRHVKYAVLSGTSMACPHVAGVASYVKTFYPKWSPSMIQSAIMTTAWPVNATGTGIASTEFAYGSGHVDPIASLNPGLVYELNKADHIAFLCGMNYTSNILKIISGETVTCPEEKEYQTRNLNYPSMSAKLSGSNNSFTVTFNRTVTNVGAPKSTYNSKVVPGHGSKLSVNVTPSVLSFKTVNEKQSFMVTVTGKDLDSELPSSANLIWSDGKHNVRSPIVVYTDAN from the exons ATGGGAAAATTACGAGCACCTTCCTCTTGCCTCCTCTCATGTCTCCTTGTCCTATTCTTGAGTTCAGTTTCAGCAGTCACAGATGATCCTCAAGATAGACAG GTGTATATCGTCTACATGGGTTCACTTCCCTCTCGAGCAGACTACACACCAATGTCCGATCACATGAGTATTCTTCAAGAGGTCACAGGAGAAAG TTCGAACGAAGGTCGTTTGGTGAGAAGTTACAAGAGGAGTTTTAACGGGTTCGCTGCCCGACTCACTGCGTCGGAGCTCGAACGAGTATCAG AAATGGAGGGAGTTGTGTCTGTATTCCCGAACAAAATGTTACAACTCCATACAACTCAGTCGTGGGACTTCATGGGTTTAAAGCAAGATAAGGGGACGAAGAGGAACCCAACCGTGGAAAGTGATACCATTATTGGAGTTATCGACACTGGGATCACACCGGAATCTGAGAGCTTTTCCGACAAAGGCTTTGGTCCTCCTCCTGCGAAATGGAAAGGTGTTTGTTCTGGCGGTGAAAACTTCACATGCAACAA TAAGTTGATTGGGGCAAGAGACTACACAAGCGAAGGTGCTAGGGACACTGAAGGCCATGGTACACACACAGCGTCCACTGCGGCTGGAAACGCAGTCGCGGACACAAGCTTCTTTGGGATCGGCAATGGAACAGCGAGAGGAGGCGTTCCGGCTTCTAGAATCGCCGCTTACAAAGTATGTACCCCGACGGGATGTAGCTCAGAAGCTCTCTTGTCTGCATTCGATGACGCGATTGCTGACGGTGTGGACCTCCTCACCATCTCTATCGGGGGTAAAAAGGCGTCCATGTTCGAAAGTGACCCGGTCGCCATAGGGGCTTTCCACGCTATGGCCAAAGGAATTCTCACTGTTACCGCGGCTGGTAACAGCGGTCCTCAAGATAGTACAACCTCGGCTGTAGCGCCGTGGATGTTAACTGTTGCAGCTAGTACCACAGACCGTTCGTTTGTCACCAAAGTTGTTCTAGGAAACAACAAGACACTTGTC GGGAAGTCAGTGAATGCTTTTGACATGAAAGGAAAGAAGTATTCATTGGTGTACGGAAAATCTGCTGCTTCCTCTGCTTGCAGTGCGGAAACCGCAGA GCTATGTAAGCCAGAGTGTCTAAAACAATCACTTGTGAAAGGAAAGATCTTAGTGTGTAGTAGTCCTGGTGGTTTGAAAGTAGTTAAATCAGTTGGAGCTATTGCAATCATTTACAAAAGCCCTAAGCCAGACGTCGCCTTTGTTCACCCTTTACCTGCTTCTGGTTTGCCAGAAAAAGAATTTGAATCTTTAGTCTCTTACATTGAGTCTGAAAA TTCTCCACAAGCGGCTATTCTAAAAACAGAAGCAATCTTCAATCGTACATCTCCTCTAATTGGTTCCTTCTCTTCTCGTGGTCCAAACACCATCGCTGTGGATATTCTCAAG CCGGATATAACAGCACCGGGAGTTGAGATTCTTGCAGCATATTCACCGGATGGTGAACCATCTGAATATGACACTAGACATGTGAAGTACGCTGTTCTCTCAGGAACTTCTATGGCTTGTCCGCATGTTGCAGGTGTGGCTTCCTATGTCAAAACGTTTTACCCTAAATGGTCTCCCTCCATGATTCAGTCTGCTATCATGACAACCG CATGGCCGGTAAATGCTACTGGAACTGGTATCGCATCGACTGAGTTTGCTTATGGATCTGGACATGTCGACCCAATAGCCTCTCTAAATCCTGGACTTGTCTACGAACTGAACAAAGCAGATCACATCGCCTTTCTATGCGGCATGAACTACACTTCAAATATCCTTAAAATCATCTCTGGTGAAACTGTCACTTGCCCCGAAGAAAAAGAATATCAAACAAGAAACCTCAACTATCCTTCAATGTCGGCTAAGTTGTCAGGATCTAATAACTCCTTCACCGTCACTTTCAACAGAACCGTCACTAATGTTGGTGCACCGAAGTCTACATACAATTCAAAAGTAGTCCCTGGTCATGGATCTAAGCTCAGCGTCAACGTCACTCCTAGTGTTCTGTCTTTTAAAACGGTCAACGAGAAGCAATCGTTCATGGTAACTGTAACAGGCAAGGATCTTGACTCAGAACTGCCTTCCTCTGCGAATCTAATCTGGTCTGATGGGAAACATAACGTTAGAAGTCCTATTGTTGTTTATACTGATGCTAACTAA